Proteins encoded within one genomic window of Thermoplasmata archaeon:
- a CDS encoding thioredoxin family protein: MTDVERLGRSAFEGERLQRPGTWAVAFLADWCPFCRSFGPEFEGLGGPGAHRLAIADISEVDDPRWETFHIDVVPTVIVFRDGASTARRDGVLGRGLADADLAALRAELERA; the protein is encoded by the coding sequence ATGACCGACGTGGAGCGCCTGGGCCGCTCGGCGTTCGAGGGAGAGCGCCTGCAGCGACCGGGAACCTGGGCGGTGGCGTTCCTCGCGGACTGGTGCCCGTTTTGCCGATCGTTCGGGCCGGAGTTCGAGGGGCTGGGAGGCCCGGGGGCCCACCGGCTGGCGATCGCGGACATCTCGGAGGTGGACGACCCCCGCTGGGAGACGTTCCACATCGACGTCGTTCCGACCGTGATCGTCTTTCGCGACGGCGCGAGCACCGCGCGACGGGATGGGGTCCTCGGTCGCGGTCTCGCGGATGCCGACCTCGCCGCCCTCCGCGCGGAACTCGAGCGCGCCTAG
- a CDS encoding 4Fe-4S dicluster domain-containing protein, with protein MVSVEVAHEKCTGCTHCRDVCPVTVFEMQPRENWPNVVDDPQVAAKFQFRAEKSAVIHGPDCIMCEACLFECEGECITIVDDEGTVHHSTYK; from the coding sequence ATGGTCAGCGTTGAGGTCGCCCACGAGAAGTGCACCGGGTGCACCCACTGCCGCGACGTCTGCCCGGTCACCGTCTTCGAGATGCAGCCTCGCGAGAACTGGCCGAACGTCGTCGACGATCCCCAGGTGGCGGCGAAGTTCCAGTTCCGGGCGGAGAAGTCGGCGGTGATCCACGGGCCGGACTGCATCATGTGCGAGGCCTGCCTGTTCGAGTGCGAGGGCGAGTGCATCACGATCGTCGACGACGAAGGGACCGTCCACCACTCGACGTACAAGTAG
- a CDS encoding SDR family oxidoreductase — translation MTTGPAPPPDAGRPVALVTGGGTGIGRAIAAGLAADGYDLAIASRSPTHLADGAGELRKGGARVLAIPTDVRVAEQVDRMVDAVRAEYGRLDLLVNNAAGNFLAPAEKISPNGWRAVVGIVLDGTFLCSRAAFPQLARAPRPSIVNIVAAYAWMAGPGTAHSAAAKAGVLALTRTLAVEWARHGIRVNAVAPGPVRTEGTDRQLWLSEPLVEAIRQAIPLARFGTVDEIADAVRFLASPRASYITGQVLAVDGGQWLGKGVLPLVDELEQLARAGPDRRGGDEPVR, via the coding sequence GTGACGACTGGGCCCGCGCCCCCGCCCGACGCCGGCCGACCGGTGGCCCTCGTGACCGGTGGCGGGACCGGCATCGGCCGCGCGATCGCCGCCGGCCTGGCCGCCGACGGCTACGATCTCGCCATCGCAAGCCGCTCGCCCACCCACCTCGCGGACGGCGCCGGCGAGCTGCGGAAGGGCGGGGCCCGCGTGCTGGCGATCCCGACGGACGTGCGCGTTGCCGAGCAGGTCGACCGGATGGTCGACGCGGTCCGGGCCGAGTATGGTCGGCTTGACCTGCTCGTGAACAATGCGGCCGGCAACTTCCTCGCCCCCGCCGAGAAGATCTCCCCGAACGGCTGGCGCGCGGTCGTCGGCATCGTGCTGGACGGAACGTTCCTGTGCTCGCGGGCCGCGTTCCCGCAGCTCGCCCGCGCGCCGCGTCCCTCGATCGTCAACATCGTTGCCGCCTACGCCTGGATGGCCGGTCCCGGCACCGCGCATTCGGCCGCCGCGAAGGCCGGCGTGCTCGCGCTCACGCGCACGCTCGCGGTCGAATGGGCCCGCCACGGCATCCGGGTGAACGCGGTCGCGCCGGGGCCGGTGCGCACGGAGGGCACCGACCGCCAGCTCTGGCTCTCCGAACCCCTCGTCGAGGCGATCCGGCAGGCGATCCCGCTCGCTCGCTTCGGGACGGTCGACGAGATCGCGGACGCCGTGCGCTTCCTCGCGAGCCCCCGCGCGAGCTACATCACCGGGCAGGTCCTCGCGGTGGACGGCGGCCAGTGGCTGGGCAAGGGCGTGCTCCCGCTCGTCGATGAGCTCGAGCAGCTCGCGCGTGCCGGGCCCGATCGGCGCGGGGGCGACGAACCCGTCAGGTGA
- a CDS encoding alpha/beta hydrolase encodes MPSAQANGTQLYYELHGTSGDPVVLVHGSWVDHSSWSEVVPGFEQSMQVVAYDRRGHGASPAVPRTRPVHDDAADLAGLLEALDLYPAHVVAHSYGAAVALRLAVDRPEMVRSVVAHEPTYVGLLAGDAATAPEAERLLDGIRALQRLVRAGDVETAAAQFVDQFSSEPGAWDRLPELVRARFRANAPRWVEEFDDPETLSPAPAPLAELLIPVLLTEGSQSPPFLHRITAALARLLRNGQVRELPDVGHVPHLTRPQQFVGVVLTYLLERNVPVT; translated from the coding sequence ATGCCGAGCGCGCAGGCGAACGGGACGCAGCTCTACTACGAGCTGCACGGGACCTCCGGGGACCCGGTCGTCCTCGTGCACGGTTCCTGGGTCGACCATTCTAGCTGGTCGGAGGTCGTGCCGGGCTTCGAGCAGTCGATGCAGGTCGTCGCCTACGATCGGCGCGGCCACGGGGCGAGTCCTGCGGTGCCGAGGACGCGCCCGGTCCACGACGACGCGGCGGACCTCGCCGGGCTGCTCGAGGCGCTCGACCTGTACCCCGCCCACGTCGTCGCCCACTCCTACGGCGCGGCGGTCGCGCTCCGGCTCGCCGTCGATCGGCCGGAGATGGTCCGCAGCGTGGTCGCCCACGAGCCCACGTACGTCGGGCTGCTCGCGGGTGACGCGGCGACCGCGCCCGAGGCGGAACGGCTGCTCGACGGGATTCGGGCGCTCCAGCGGCTGGTCCGCGCCGGGGACGTGGAGACCGCCGCGGCCCAGTTCGTCGACCAGTTCTCGAGCGAGCCCGGCGCCTGGGACCGACTCCCCGAGCTCGTCCGCGCCCGCTTCCGGGCGAACGCACCGCGCTGGGTCGAGGAGTTCGACGACCCCGAGACCCTCTCACCGGCGCCCGCGCCGCTCGCCGAGCTCCTGATCCCAGTGCTACTCACCGAGGGAAGCCAGAGCCCGCCGTTTCTCCACCGGATCACCGCGGCGCTGGCGCGGCTGTTGCGGAACGGCCAGGTACGCGAGCTGCCGGACGTGGGCCACGTGCCCCACCTGACGCGACCCCAGCAGTTCGTCGGGGTGGTGCTCACCTACTTGCTCGAGCGGAACGTTCCGGTCACCTGA
- a CDS encoding aldo/keto reductase — protein MPVLGLGVFQTEPGPTTRHAVAWALAAGYRLIDTAALYGNEADVGAAVRESGIPREEIFVTTKLWHTEHGRDRARRAFAASRERLGLDYVDLYLIHWPRAETPEARLASWEALEEIHAEGLARAVGVSNYAIRHLEEIVHRSHLVPAVNQVEFHPFLYDPTVLRYAAEHGIRVQAYSPLTRNRRLDDPRIAAIAEEVGRTPAQVLVRWGLEHGVVEIPKSTHRERIEENARVFDFALSGAQRAALDALADRRRVTQWNPEEIP, from the coding sequence ATGCCCGTTCTCGGGCTCGGGGTCTTCCAGACCGAGCCCGGCCCGACGACCCGGCACGCCGTCGCCTGGGCCCTCGCGGCCGGCTACCGGCTCATCGACACCGCGGCGCTCTACGGCAACGAGGCCGACGTCGGGGCGGCGGTCCGCGAGAGCGGGATCCCCCGCGAGGAGATCTTCGTCACCACGAAGCTCTGGCACACCGAGCACGGTCGCGACCGCGCGCGACGCGCCTTCGCGGCAAGCCGGGAGCGGCTCGGTCTCGATTACGTCGACCTCTACCTCATCCACTGGCCGCGGGCCGAGACGCCCGAGGCGCGCCTCGCGTCCTGGGAGGCGCTCGAGGAGATCCACGCGGAGGGCCTCGCGCGCGCGGTCGGCGTCAGCAACTATGCGATCCGGCACCTCGAGGAGATCGTCCACCGCTCCCACCTCGTCCCGGCGGTGAACCAGGTCGAGTTCCACCCGTTCCTGTACGACCCGACCGTACTCCGCTACGCCGCCGAGCACGGGATCCGGGTGCAGGCGTACAGCCCCCTGACCCGCAACCGGCGGCTCGATGACCCCCGGATCGCCGCCATCGCTGAGGAGGTCGGACGGACGCCGGCGCAGGTCCTCGTCCGCTGGGGTCTCGAGCACGGCGTCGTCGAGATCCCGAAGTCGACGCACCGCGAACGGATCGAAGAGAACGCCCGGGTCTTCGACTTCGCGCTCTCCGGGGCGCAACGCGCGGCGCTCGACGCGCTCGCGGACCGCCGTCGCGTCACGCAGTGGAACCCGGAGGAGATCCCCTGA